The window CTAGATCTATCTACTTATGTATCCGCAGGGGCAGGTTCCCGAGCAGCAACGGCTAGCACCAAACATAGGGCCGCGACAGCCTGTTGCCATGCTTGACGGGTTGCATCGTCGGGCACAGTCTCAAACAGCCCCACCAGTCGAGGAATGGCAGCCTCTAACGCAGGTCGAGGCACTGGACGATGAAGCTCAACGAGGTGGGTAATGCTTTCCTCACTGCGGAGAAACTTCACGACCCAGCCAGTGGTATGGTCTGGGCTATCGGGTACTCGCTGAACACCGAGTTCTGTTTTTAGCCAGGTATAAAAAGGCGGCAAATGCTCTGCTAGTAATAAACCTGCTGTCGGCAAGGTCTCTTGAAGCAAAGGAACATTTAGCTGGGACAAGAGAGTCTGGAGGTCTGAAGACTTGAGCAGGGCGGGTAGTCCCATATCTAAAAGCTGCTGAAGCTGAGCGTTCGACAGGGAAAGATGCTGAGTGAAGGTTGCTTGCACGAGTATAGTCTCTAATCGTTACTCCTAATCTAGCTAGATTCTCTCCCGCAACACTATGAGCTACCTCATGAAGCACCACCAGCTGTGTCTAGATTGGTTGAAACCAGTTCTAGATGAACGTTCAAACGTCTTCTAGGTAAGTCGTTCACAACCTAATTTGTCACAGGATCAGGATTAATTCAGGTGAAAGTCTAGTCCTTGATCAGCATGGAGCGATCGCGCCCCTTGTTGCAGAGGAGGGAGTAGATCGAGGGAAAGCTGCAATTGATTGAGTCCCGATCCATAGGGTGAGGGGCCGTGATAGTCACTACCTCCGGTGGTCAGTAAGCCATACTGCTGGCCAATGACTGCTAGACGACGGCGATCGCGTTCTGCATGGTTAGGATGATAGACCTCAAGGCCCATCAACCCTGCTTCCACCAATGTGGGTAAGACCTCCGGCACTGGCCCACCTCGAAATAGATAAGGATGGGCCCAAACCGGCACAGCACCACAGCGTCGCAGAAGCTGAATGCCGTCAACGGCCGAAAATTTTTCATAGGCCACATGGGCAGGCTTATCTTCCCCTAGCCAGCGCTCAAAGGCTTCCTGAGGCGATCGCACATAACCGGCTGCCACCAGCGCCGCTGCAATATGGGGACGACCAGGAGCCATCGTGTCTGATAG of the Candidatus Obscuribacterales bacterium genome contains:
- a CDS encoding PHP domain-containing protein; protein product: MTINPIPLRLFPANTMLDLHCHSTQSDGSLTPTQLVQEAIAAGLKVLSITDHDTLSGWDEAYQAAAGTSLTLVPGVELSTVHNGRSLHILGFYPNRQALEAPLRERVEGRHRRAQQMAENLAALGYPIILPRLSDTMAPGRPHIAAALVAAGYVRSPQEAFERWLGEDKPAHVAYEKFSAVDGIQLLRRCGAVPVWAHPYLFRGGPVPEVLPTLVEAGLMGLEVYHPNHAERDRRRLAVIGQQYGLLTTGGSDYHGPSPYGSGLNQLQLSLDLLPPLQQGARSLHADQGLDFHLN